A segment of the Candidatus Cloacimonadota bacterium genome:
CCTTCACCAAAGTGCAAATTTTATTCACACTATCAAATGCGTCCGGTGTTACTTTTTCATCTGGAATAGAGATTTTGTATTTTGTTTCCAAAAACCTCTTTAATGATACCATTGAGAAGGAATCCACAATACCGCCAGATATAAGTGGGGTATCATAACCTATTTCCTCATCTTCATCTTCAAGGTATTCTTCAATTACATATTCCAGGACTATATCTTTCATTTCTTCCATTTTTTGCTCCTTTTATTCTTTAGCCACAAAGNNNNNNNNNNNNNNNNNNNNNNNNNNNNNNNNNNNNNNNNNNNNNNNNNNNNNNNNNNNNNNNNNNNNNNNNNNNNNNNNNNNNNNNNNNNNNNNNNNNNGTGTCTTGGTGGTAATGTTTTATTCATCGTCTTCCAAAGTGGAAGTATCACCGATTTCTTCTCCCCACTCTTTTGCATGAAGAATTCTGCGCATAATTTTTCCACTTCTTGTTTTTGGAAGAGAATCCACATATTCAATCTCTTGAGGCATTGCAAATGGCGATAATTTTTTGCGGATAAAATTCATAATTTTCAATTCAAGTTCAGGACTTGCTTCATATCCCGGATTCAAATGAACAAATGCTTTTACAACCTCCATATTTATCTCATCCGGTTTTGCTACAACTGCAGATTCAGCCACAGCCTCGTGCTCCAAAAGAGCAGATTCAACTTCAAATGGACTTACAAGATGACCACCAGTATTTATAACATCATCATCACGACCGACAAACCAGAAATATCCATCCTTATCAATTCTTGCTCGGTCACCAGAAATATACCAGCCATTTTTGAATTTGGTTTTAAAAGTTTGTTCATTTCTCCAGTAAGTCCTTAACATTGCTGGCCATCCAGGCTTAAAAGCAATAAGTCCAATTTTACCAGATTCTTCCCATGGTTCATAAGTTTTTGGATTTAAAACTGTAGCAGTAATACCAGGGAATGGTTTTCCCATTGAGCCTGGCTTAACTTTCATCCCCGGATAGTTGGAAATCATTATTGAGCCAGTTTCTGTTTGCCAGTAATTGTCTTGGAAAGGTTTTCCAAAAACCTTTTCTGACCAGATAACCGCTTCTGCATTAAGTGGCTCACCCACACTTGCAAGATGTATAAGGGAAGAAAGATCATGTTGTTTAACCACTTCATCTCCAGCCCTCATT
Coding sequences within it:
- a CDS encoding phosphopantetheine-binding protein, producing MEEMKDIVLEYVIEEYLEDEDEEIGYDTPLISGGIVDSFSMVSLKRFLETKYKISIPDEKVTPDAFDSVNKICTLVKEFVE